One Pleuronectes platessa chromosome 9, fPlePla1.1, whole genome shotgun sequence genomic region harbors:
- the zbtb7a gene encoding zinc finger and BTB domain-containing protein 7A isoform X2, which yields MFQAMRRCQDQTGRRTDGRTDTRVGAVLGGSAAGWWKMSSGAGGRGGKQLRGTASAGGGGGRGGPGEAEEGPVGIPFPEHSADILGSLNKQRLSGLLCDVLLVTQDQEFPAHRSVLASCSSYFHKLFTSGAAADQQNIYNIDFAPAEALGALLDFAYTATLTVSHSSVADILAAARLLEISPVQDVCTHLLDTKVLSPPAGNEQRDEDEHKEGKGRGGKEQGNRARAREYLEYFQRGAHWSSSCSTPELRDLPTHLHFNHGNGPSNGAPGGPGEYYSPLALALAQAPTQEPEEEDEDDEEDEDGEALQGNGASLGSSYYPPSQNGHLYLPPDTRLGQETEVEDSGREEMARERGSASALLQQMMDSIERQKERATTGEDLGDGDDPDMEFYLNYFNSTQHEDTSSAAVTHGVPPPWLSRGSTGQDRVGGERVVGERGSGGGGGGGERKMRSKAFQKCPICSKVIQGAGKLPRHIRTHTGEKPYECAICKVRFTRQDKLKVHMRKHTGEKPYLCTQCGAAFAHNYDLKNHMRVHTGLRPYQCSSCFKTFVRSDHLHRHLKKDGCNGIPSRRGRKPRMREPGHLESQLGLLSPSSDTGPAPRTIRGRRRSEATSAAEMEGVAGARAHSPQLQEFAGEAGP from the exons ATGTTTCAAGCCATGAGGAGGTGTCAGGATCAG ACAGGCAGACGCACAGACGGTAGGACGGATACACGGGTGGGGGCTGTGCTAGGCGGCTCGGCGGCAGGCTGGTGGAAGATGTCGTCAGGAGCTGGTGGGAGGGGCGGAAAGCAGCTCAGGGGGACAGCAAGCGCCGGGGGCGGAGGAGGGCGAGGAGGGCCGGGCGAGGCGGAGGAAGGCCCCGTGGGGATCCCTTTCCCCGAGCACAGCGCCGACATCCTGGGCAGCCTGAACAAGCAGCGGCTCTCTGGCCTGCTGTGCGACGTGCTCCTGGTCACTCAGGATCAGGAGTTTCCTGCACACCGCTCCGTCctggcctcctgcagctcatACTTCCACAAGCTCTTCACTTCAGGTGCCGCTGCCGACCAACAAAACATCTACAACATCGACTTTGCGCCAGCGGAGGCTCTGGGAGCGTTGCTGGACTTTGCCTACACAGCCACATTGACAGTCAGCCACAGCAGTGTGGCGGACATCCTTGCCGCTGCTCGCCTCCTGGAGATCTCACCTGTCCAGGACGTCTGTACTCACCTGCTGGACACCAAAGTGCTCTCCCCGCCG GCGGGCAATGAGCAACGAGATGAGGATGAACATAAGGAGGGAAAGGGCAGAGGTGGCAAGGAGCAGGGGAACCGGGCTCGGGCCCGGGAGTACCTGGAGTACTTCCAGAGAGGGGCgcactggagcagcagctgcagcacgcCAGAGCTCAGGGACCTGCCTACACACCTGCACTTTAACCACGGCAATGGCCCTAGCAACGGGGCTCCTGGTGGCCCTGGTGAGTACTACTCCCCCCTGGCACTCGCATTGGCCCAGGCCCCAACGCAGGAgccagaagaagaggatgaggatgacgaggaagatgaggacgGGGAGGCATTGCAGGGGAATGGAGCAAGCCTGGGGTCGTCTTATTACCCACCATCCCAGAACGGGCACCTCTACCTCCCACCTGACACAAGGCTGGGGCAGGAGACCGAAGTGGAGGACAGTGGTAGGGAGGAAATGGCGAGGGAGAGAGGTTCAGCCAGTGccctcctgcagcagatgaTGGACTCCATCGAGAGGCAAAAGGAGCGCGCAACAACCGGGGAGGACCTAGGAGATGGGGACGACCCAGACATGGAATTTTACTTGAATTATTTTAACAGCACACAGCATGAGGATAcgtcttctgctgctgtgacacatGGTGTGCCGCCACCCTGGTTATCACGGGGCAGTACTGGCCAAGACAGAGTAGGAGGAGAGAGGGTTGTTGGAGAGAGAGGCAgtgggggtggaggaggtggaggagagaggaagatgcGCTCTAAGGCCTTCCAGAAGTGCCCCATATGCTCCAAGGTCATTCAAGGAGCAGGCAAGCTACCCCGCCATATCCGAACGCACACGGGAGAGAAACCCTATGAATGCGCCATCTGCAAAGTGCGCTTTACCAG gCAGGACAAGCTCAAGGTTCATATGAGGAAgcatacaggagagaagcctTACCTGTGTACGCAATGTGGAGCCGCCTTTGCTCACAACTACGACCTGAAGAACCACATGCGTGTACACACAGGCCTGCGCCCCTATCAGTGCTCAAGCTGCTTTAAGACTTTTGTGCGCTCCGATCACCTGCACCGCCACCTCAAGAAGGACGGCTGCAACGGCATCCCCTCTCGTCGAGGTCGAAAGCCTCGGATGAGGGAGCCAGGGCACCTTGAGTCCCAGTTGGGTCTGCTGAGCCCCAGCTCCGACACAGGGCCTGCGCCTCGTACCATCAGGGGACGGCGGCGTTCAGAAGCAACCTCAGCGGCGGAGATGGAGGGGGTAGCTGGAGCTCGTGCACACAGTCCTCAGCTGCAGGAGTTTGCTGGGGAGGCTGGGCCTTGA
- the zbtb7a gene encoding zinc finger and BTB domain-containing protein 7A isoform X1 — translation MLLNVHRGRHRLTSSVKPHSGKTGRRTDGRTDTRVGAVLGGSAAGWWKMSSGAGGRGGKQLRGTASAGGGGGRGGPGEAEEGPVGIPFPEHSADILGSLNKQRLSGLLCDVLLVTQDQEFPAHRSVLASCSSYFHKLFTSGAAADQQNIYNIDFAPAEALGALLDFAYTATLTVSHSSVADILAAARLLEISPVQDVCTHLLDTKVLSPPAGNEQRDEDEHKEGKGRGGKEQGNRARAREYLEYFQRGAHWSSSCSTPELRDLPTHLHFNHGNGPSNGAPGGPGEYYSPLALALAQAPTQEPEEEDEDDEEDEDGEALQGNGASLGSSYYPPSQNGHLYLPPDTRLGQETEVEDSGREEMARERGSASALLQQMMDSIERQKERATTGEDLGDGDDPDMEFYLNYFNSTQHEDTSSAAVTHGVPPPWLSRGSTGQDRVGGERVVGERGSGGGGGGGERKMRSKAFQKCPICSKVIQGAGKLPRHIRTHTGEKPYECAICKVRFTRQDKLKVHMRKHTGEKPYLCTQCGAAFAHNYDLKNHMRVHTGLRPYQCSSCFKTFVRSDHLHRHLKKDGCNGIPSRRGRKPRMREPGHLESQLGLLSPSSDTGPAPRTIRGRRRSEATSAAEMEGVAGARAHSPQLQEFAGEAGP, via the exons ACAGGCAGACGCACAGACGGTAGGACGGATACACGGGTGGGGGCTGTGCTAGGCGGCTCGGCGGCAGGCTGGTGGAAGATGTCGTCAGGAGCTGGTGGGAGGGGCGGAAAGCAGCTCAGGGGGACAGCAAGCGCCGGGGGCGGAGGAGGGCGAGGAGGGCCGGGCGAGGCGGAGGAAGGCCCCGTGGGGATCCCTTTCCCCGAGCACAGCGCCGACATCCTGGGCAGCCTGAACAAGCAGCGGCTCTCTGGCCTGCTGTGCGACGTGCTCCTGGTCACTCAGGATCAGGAGTTTCCTGCACACCGCTCCGTCctggcctcctgcagctcatACTTCCACAAGCTCTTCACTTCAGGTGCCGCTGCCGACCAACAAAACATCTACAACATCGACTTTGCGCCAGCGGAGGCTCTGGGAGCGTTGCTGGACTTTGCCTACACAGCCACATTGACAGTCAGCCACAGCAGTGTGGCGGACATCCTTGCCGCTGCTCGCCTCCTGGAGATCTCACCTGTCCAGGACGTCTGTACTCACCTGCTGGACACCAAAGTGCTCTCCCCGCCG GCGGGCAATGAGCAACGAGATGAGGATGAACATAAGGAGGGAAAGGGCAGAGGTGGCAAGGAGCAGGGGAACCGGGCTCGGGCCCGGGAGTACCTGGAGTACTTCCAGAGAGGGGCgcactggagcagcagctgcagcacgcCAGAGCTCAGGGACCTGCCTACACACCTGCACTTTAACCACGGCAATGGCCCTAGCAACGGGGCTCCTGGTGGCCCTGGTGAGTACTACTCCCCCCTGGCACTCGCATTGGCCCAGGCCCCAACGCAGGAgccagaagaagaggatgaggatgacgaggaagatgaggacgGGGAGGCATTGCAGGGGAATGGAGCAAGCCTGGGGTCGTCTTATTACCCACCATCCCAGAACGGGCACCTCTACCTCCCACCTGACACAAGGCTGGGGCAGGAGACCGAAGTGGAGGACAGTGGTAGGGAGGAAATGGCGAGGGAGAGAGGTTCAGCCAGTGccctcctgcagcagatgaTGGACTCCATCGAGAGGCAAAAGGAGCGCGCAACAACCGGGGAGGACCTAGGAGATGGGGACGACCCAGACATGGAATTTTACTTGAATTATTTTAACAGCACACAGCATGAGGATAcgtcttctgctgctgtgacacatGGTGTGCCGCCACCCTGGTTATCACGGGGCAGTACTGGCCAAGACAGAGTAGGAGGAGAGAGGGTTGTTGGAGAGAGAGGCAgtgggggtggaggaggtggaggagagaggaagatgcGCTCTAAGGCCTTCCAGAAGTGCCCCATATGCTCCAAGGTCATTCAAGGAGCAGGCAAGCTACCCCGCCATATCCGAACGCACACGGGAGAGAAACCCTATGAATGCGCCATCTGCAAAGTGCGCTTTACCAG gCAGGACAAGCTCAAGGTTCATATGAGGAAgcatacaggagagaagcctTACCTGTGTACGCAATGTGGAGCCGCCTTTGCTCACAACTACGACCTGAAGAACCACATGCGTGTACACACAGGCCTGCGCCCCTATCAGTGCTCAAGCTGCTTTAAGACTTTTGTGCGCTCCGATCACCTGCACCGCCACCTCAAGAAGGACGGCTGCAACGGCATCCCCTCTCGTCGAGGTCGAAAGCCTCGGATGAGGGAGCCAGGGCACCTTGAGTCCCAGTTGGGTCTGCTGAGCCCCAGCTCCGACACAGGGCCTGCGCCTCGTACCATCAGGGGACGGCGGCGTTCAGAAGCAACCTCAGCGGCGGAGATGGAGGGGGTAGCTGGAGCTCGTGCACACAGTCCTCAGCTGCAGGAGTTTGCTGGGGAGGCTGGGCCTTGA